In Desulfomonile tiedjei DSM 6799, a genomic segment contains:
- a CDS encoding glycosyltransferase family 4 protein: MKEKIRFSGLHPEMDIVYLATSVPRKCGIATFTKDLADSISDEVGGLPYRVTALSESTNGYDYPPQVTFEIRKNEIRDYARAAEYLNGSSAQVVSLQHEFGIFGGEAGKYLGVLLSYLRKPLVTTCHTIIKNPAKEYRESFERVIEFSDRLVAMSPTGVEILRTIYGVPENKIVLIHHGVPDVPFVDSNFYKDQFGVEGRTVLLTFGLLSPNKGIETALDSMPAVVERHPEVIYIVLGATHPEVRRHSGEEYRLSLERKVRDLGLGNHVVFHNRYVDLQELIEYICSCDIYVTPYLAKEQITSGTLAYAMGAGKAIISTPYWYAEDMLSDHRGIIVDFGDTKGLSDALVNLIEDPVMRNKMRKKAYEFGRLMIWREVARRYVELFQEVLKEREHREVREVWQARMFPQATLPDIKLDHLLALSDDLGLIQHAAFGIPDRDHGYSADDVARGLAVLMTYYNQVKSPAILPTVRTYMSFLKHAQTDTGHFHNFMSYDRRFLDQEGSDDTLGRVIWGLGTVVRWGPNQRLRHLAQNLMEKALPKLELVESPRGKAYAILGFHHLLDRFAGASRFRWLLEKFADDLATHYKAHRTTYWHWFEDILTYGNAKLPEALFRAYQDTGKEEFLEVAVESLDFLTQTQWNGVYFELIGNEGWYPKNGEKATFGQQPVDAGYLVEAYIAAYQVTGKDEYLDSAQYAFEWFLGRNRLNEALYDFADGAVADGIDSSGISANQGAESVICFLMALIGMSEFRSQRLMASQPESPEITTSLNLTRYAAAH; this comes from the coding sequence ATGAAAGAGAAAATTCGCTTCTCTGGGTTACACCCCGAAATGGACATAGTCTATCTGGCCACATCGGTCCCTCGTAAGTGTGGAATAGCGACATTCACCAAAGATTTAGCGGATTCCATTTCCGACGAGGTTGGGGGACTCCCGTACCGAGTGACGGCCCTGTCGGAGTCTACCAATGGGTATGACTACCCGCCTCAGGTCACTTTTGAAATTCGGAAAAACGAGATTCGAGATTACGCAAGGGCTGCCGAATACCTGAACGGATCGTCCGCTCAGGTCGTGAGCCTTCAGCATGAGTTCGGCATCTTCGGCGGAGAAGCCGGCAAGTACCTCGGCGTCTTGCTCAGTTATCTGCGCAAGCCGTTAGTGACCACCTGTCACACCATAATCAAGAACCCTGCGAAAGAGTACAGAGAATCATTTGAGCGCGTGATTGAGTTCTCAGATCGGCTGGTGGCGATGAGTCCCACCGGTGTCGAAATCCTTCGCACAATCTACGGTGTCCCCGAAAACAAAATCGTTCTCATCCACCACGGAGTACCTGATGTCCCGTTCGTTGATTCCAACTTCTATAAAGATCAATTCGGAGTTGAAGGACGAACCGTGCTTCTTACCTTTGGATTGCTCAGTCCCAATAAAGGCATAGAGACGGCCCTGGATTCCATGCCCGCGGTAGTTGAGCGGCATCCTGAAGTGATCTACATAGTTCTCGGTGCTACCCACCCGGAAGTGCGCCGACATTCAGGAGAGGAGTACCGGCTGTCTTTGGAAAGGAAGGTCAGGGACTTGGGACTGGGCAACCATGTAGTTTTTCATAATCGATATGTGGATCTTCAAGAACTCATTGAATATATTTGTTCCTGCGACATTTATGTCACACCTTATCTCGCAAAAGAGCAGATAACCTCTGGAACCCTTGCCTACGCCATGGGAGCTGGGAAAGCGATCATCTCAACACCCTACTGGTATGCGGAAGATATGTTGAGCGATCACAGAGGGATCATCGTCGATTTCGGGGATACGAAAGGACTGTCAGACGCGCTGGTCAACTTGATAGAAGACCCGGTCATGCGTAATAAGATGCGTAAGAAAGCGTATGAGTTCGGACGGTTGATGATATGGCGAGAGGTCGCGCGGCGGTATGTGGAACTCTTCCAGGAGGTGCTCAAGGAGAGAGAGCACAGAGAAGTCCGTGAGGTATGGCAGGCTCGAATGTTTCCACAGGCAACTCTGCCCGACATTAAGCTGGATCATCTGCTCGCACTATCTGACGATTTGGGCCTCATACAACACGCAGCGTTCGGAATTCCAGATAGGGATCACGGATACAGTGCTGACGACGTAGCCCGAGGTCTAGCCGTCTTGATGACCTATTATAACCAGGTCAAGAGCCCCGCAATTCTTCCAACTGTGCGGACCTACATGAGTTTCCTGAAACATGCCCAGACAGACACAGGGCATTTCCATAATTTCATGTCGTATGATCGCCGTTTTCTCGACCAGGAAGGAAGCGACGATACTCTGGGGCGAGTGATATGGGGACTTGGCACAGTCGTGAGATGGGGTCCGAATCAGAGATTAAGACACTTGGCTCAGAATCTGATGGAAAAAGCCTTGCCTAAGCTAGAACTTGTGGAATCGCCGAGAGGCAAAGCCTACGCTATTCTCGGATTCCACCATCTCCTGGATAGGTTTGCAGGGGCCAGCCGCTTTCGATGGCTTTTGGAAAAGTTCGCGGACGACCTGGCAACACATTACAAGGCCCACAGAACGACTTATTGGCACTGGTTTGAGGACATTCTGACCTATGGGAACGCCAAACTTCCTGAAGCCTTATTTCGGGCATACCAGGACACCGGAAAAGAGGAGTTTTTGGAAGTTGCGGTCGAGTCTCTCGACTTCCTGACTCAAACTCAGTGGAACGGAGTCTACTTTGAGCTGATCGGCAACGAAGGGTGGTATCCGAAGAATGGAGAAAAGGCGACGTTTGGTCAGCAACCGGTCGATGCCGGATACTTGGTGGAAGCTTATATCGCTGCATACCAGGTCACGGGCAAGGACGAATACCTGGATTCTGCTCAATATGCGTTTGAATGGTTCCTGGGCCGTAACCGCCTCAATGAAGCTCTGTACGACTTTGCTGACGGAGCTGTCGCTGATGGAATAGATTCAAGCGGCATCAGCGCGAATCAGGGCGCGGAGTCCGTGATTTGCTTTCTCATGGCCCTGATCGGAATGTCCGAGTTCAGATCGCAACGGCTCATGGCATCTCAACCTGAGAGCCCTGAGATTACCACGAGCCTCAATCTCACGAGGTACGCAGCAGCACATTGA
- a CDS encoding glycosyltransferase, giving the protein MGESQPIVMISSYPPRLCGIGTFTEEAREFIQKANPGREVLVISHTDGSGEGVFPIIDMSRKDWWVPVANKIRGLRPYAIHLEHEYGLYEYVDPRGYGDGNEGVLSLLSALSDYPTVVEPHTVHGRLTEFEANFIYQMCQRARIVLLKCHYQKWRLDWNFMGRGWATPRNIMVVPHGARPDRRWGIEDVPQLKEEIGLNRFPYLGEHIIGLVGWIQSNKRWDILTSIWEEVHDLILQESGQDWNLLAAGSMRDPNHLRDYEEYRQQVEVLEQKGLAHYFEFIPRGDIYYKVMAVCDFIVLPSIDETQSGTLARIISLNKPFITTAPMEGLTAQTLESKGGLLFTTKAMLKEQVVRLACDEDLRLELGDNLKKYLDGVVSWDVVAGQYNEAYALARESVDSGRPIELPLEF; this is encoded by the coding sequence ATGGGCGAGTCACAACCTATTGTAATGATTTCAAGTTACCCGCCGCGGCTCTGCGGCATAGGAACCTTCACAGAGGAAGCGCGGGAGTTCATCCAAAAGGCCAATCCGGGCAGAGAAGTTCTGGTCATCAGTCACACGGACGGGTCAGGAGAAGGGGTATTTCCTATCATCGACATGTCTCGGAAAGACTGGTGGGTACCGGTAGCGAACAAGATCAGGGGGTTGCGGCCCTACGCAATCCATCTTGAACATGAATACGGATTGTACGAATACGTCGATCCACGAGGATACGGTGACGGAAACGAGGGTGTCCTGAGTCTTCTCAGTGCCCTAAGCGATTACCCTACGGTAGTGGAACCCCACACTGTTCACGGGCGACTAACGGAATTTGAAGCTAACTTCATCTATCAAATGTGCCAGCGGGCACGCATTGTGCTTTTGAAGTGCCATTATCAGAAATGGCGACTAGACTGGAATTTCATGGGCCGAGGATGGGCGACGCCTCGAAACATCATGGTTGTCCCGCATGGGGCGCGTCCTGACAGACGCTGGGGGATTGAAGATGTTCCACAACTGAAAGAGGAAATTGGCTTAAACCGGTTCCCATACCTAGGTGAACACATAATCGGACTTGTAGGATGGATACAGTCGAACAAACGGTGGGACATCCTTACTTCGATATGGGAGGAAGTCCACGATCTGATCCTTCAAGAATCCGGACAAGACTGGAACCTTCTGGCGGCTGGCTCGATGAGAGATCCAAATCATCTCAGGGACTACGAGGAATACCGACAACAGGTGGAAGTGCTTGAGCAGAAAGGATTGGCGCACTATTTTGAATTCATCCCGAGAGGAGATATCTACTACAAGGTGATGGCGGTTTGCGACTTCATTGTGCTTCCGTCCATAGACGAAACACAGTCGGGTACGCTGGCGCGAATCATATCACTTAACAAGCCATTCATCACAACCGCCCCCATGGAAGGGCTCACGGCCCAGACTCTGGAAAGCAAAGGAGGGCTCCTATTTACCACTAAGGCCATGCTGAAGGAACAGGTTGTGCGTTTGGCCTGCGATGAGGACCTCAGACTAGAACTAGGAGACAACCTGAAGAAATATCTCGATGGTGTGGTCTCGTGGGACGTGGTTGCGGGACAGTACAATGAAGCCTACGCTCTGGCAAGAGAGTCGGTTGATTCCGGACGACCAATAGAATTGCCGCTGGAATTCTGA
- a CDS encoding glycosidase, giving the protein MKRSRNPVLFQRHPNNPILSAKDWTYPVNSVFNAGATLMGEEHILVARVEDRTGMSHLCIARSHDGVGGWRIDRKPSLLPSPETHPEEMWGIEDPRITWLEDLGTWAIAYTAYSEAGPLVSLATTEDFIDFKRLGPVMPPEDKDAALFPAKFDGRYAMLHRPVSAFAGVDKHIWISYSPDLKHWGDHRVLIRARRGGWWDANKIGLSPPPLETPEGWLILYHGVRETPGGCIYRLGLALLDLEDPAKVIKRSDEWVFGPQESYEISGDVGNVVFPCGWILNKDELRLYYGAADSCIALASARLNDVLAFLKQSE; this is encoded by the coding sequence ATGAAAAGGTCTCGTAATCCTGTGCTGTTTCAAAGGCACCCAAATAATCCCATATTGTCTGCCAAGGACTGGACGTACCCGGTCAACTCGGTGTTCAATGCCGGTGCTACTCTCATGGGCGAGGAACATATCCTTGTTGCAAGAGTGGAAGACAGGACAGGGATGTCACATCTGTGCATAGCACGGAGTCATGATGGCGTCGGCGGCTGGAGAATAGACCGCAAACCGTCTCTTTTGCCGTCGCCGGAGACGCACCCGGAAGAAATGTGGGGTATAGAAGATCCTAGAATCACATGGTTGGAAGACCTCGGAACCTGGGCGATTGCCTATACCGCTTATTCCGAGGCAGGCCCACTTGTATCGTTGGCCACTACGGAGGATTTCATCGATTTCAAACGTCTTGGCCCGGTCATGCCTCCTGAAGATAAAGATGCTGCATTGTTTCCGGCGAAATTTGATGGCCGATATGCCATGCTACATAGGCCTGTGTCGGCGTTTGCCGGCGTTGACAAGCACATTTGGATTTCCTATTCACCAGACCTTAAGCATTGGGGCGATCACCGGGTCTTAATCCGAGCCAGGCGAGGAGGATGGTGGGACGCTAACAAAATCGGGCTGTCTCCACCGCCGCTGGAAACTCCCGAAGGATGGTTGATACTCTATCACGGAGTTCGCGAAACGCCCGGAGGCTGCATATACAGACTCGGCCTCGCACTCCTGGACCTTGAGGACCCTGCCAAAGTGATCAAGCGTTCAGACGAGTGGGTTTTTGGTCCGCAAGAATCCTACGAGATAAGTGGGGATGTGGGAAACGTTGTTTTCCCATGCGGTTGGATTCTAAACAAAGACGAGTTGCGCCTGTACTACGGGGCGGCCGACAGCTGCATAGCTTTGGCTTCAGCCCGATTGAACGACGTCTTGGCCTTCTTGAAACAGTCTGAATAG
- a CDS encoding DNA polymerase gives MDLKSFMSTLNTDSLVGLSVPLSVPEDDSIMIGYFRPETGAGHVRLPQSELKAAVGLLYTGKDFPVAVHGLKRMREVYQLRDLDLEHERIWDTRLMAHLLDPGRDDDHGYRLSALVRTHLNQDYPYMGENLFAQDYPEFLRRCVEKDAELVHRMTETLVMKMDSDLLQLYREAEFPVSSVLVQMHLDGIAVNQAGCERRLAAARQELEHLESQFRFGSRNLFSARKTYWYLHDAGVDFPDDIGRGFRIDDDELKELAEQHGIELAAQVLLWRKLKRDVRFLEAGAGADRVHPVWRMTRTSTGRIVASDPPVQNIDKKKYRPLLIAPPGRTLVKADWKTCQARILAHLSKDPELIRLFTDGEDLHSRTAQMLGLGSRDEAKPINFGIIFGQSPRALAREITASWNEQGRSGRVDEAQAQRYIDAFFGTYKGILPYFYEEFGRLTDTRVSERVLKNPVTGRLRRFPKQKSDKLQREMKATLLQQVESHLLKVSLVKLNGEIRRRGLDARIVACIHDSIWLEAPLAEEQSVREIMETVMTTAMSLSAPLLVDFED, from the coding sequence GTGGATCTAAAGAGCTTCATGAGCACCTTGAATACAGATTCACTCGTAGGATTAAGTGTTCCATTATCCGTGCCTGAAGATGACTCGATCATGATCGGGTACTTCCGGCCTGAAACGGGCGCAGGACATGTCAGGCTTCCCCAGAGTGAATTGAAAGCCGCTGTAGGATTGCTCTACACGGGCAAAGATTTCCCCGTGGCCGTTCATGGGCTGAAGAGGATGCGGGAGGTGTACCAGCTCCGCGATCTGGACCTTGAGCACGAAAGAATTTGGGACACGCGGCTCATGGCCCATCTGCTTGACCCAGGCCGGGACGATGACCACGGTTACCGTTTGAGCGCTCTTGTGCGGACGCATCTCAATCAAGACTATCCGTACATGGGCGAGAACCTGTTCGCACAGGATTACCCAGAGTTCCTACGCCGTTGCGTCGAGAAGGATGCTGAGCTTGTCCACCGTATGACAGAGACTCTCGTGATGAAGATGGACTCGGACCTGCTCCAGCTCTACCGCGAAGCGGAGTTCCCTGTGTCATCAGTCCTTGTACAGATGCACCTGGACGGTATCGCCGTTAATCAGGCCGGCTGTGAAAGACGTCTTGCGGCTGCGCGGCAAGAGCTTGAACACTTGGAATCACAATTTAGGTTTGGCTCCCGTAACCTCTTCTCTGCTCGGAAGACCTATTGGTACCTGCATGACGCAGGTGTGGATTTTCCAGATGACATTGGGCGCGGTTTTCGAATAGACGACGATGAACTGAAAGAACTGGCCGAGCAACATGGGATCGAGCTTGCGGCCCAAGTCTTGCTGTGGCGAAAGCTCAAGCGGGATGTGCGATTCCTTGAGGCGGGCGCGGGGGCTGATCGAGTTCATCCTGTGTGGCGGATGACTCGCACGTCCACCGGCCGAATCGTGGCGTCAGATCCGCCGGTGCAGAACATCGACAAGAAGAAATACCGTCCTCTTCTCATCGCCCCGCCAGGCCGCACTCTGGTAAAGGCCGACTGGAAGACCTGCCAAGCGCGGATTTTGGCCCATTTAAGCAAAGACCCGGAGCTGATACGCCTGTTCACGGACGGAGAAGACCTTCACTCCCGGACGGCCCAGATGCTTGGCCTGGGCAGTCGTGATGAAGCGAAGCCCATAAACTTTGGAATTATCTTCGGCCAGAGTCCGCGGGCTTTAGCCCGAGAGATTACGGCTTCGTGGAATGAACAAGGGAGGTCGGGGAGGGTCGATGAAGCCCAAGCCCAAAGGTACATCGACGCCTTCTTCGGTACCTATAAGGGCATTCTTCCCTATTTCTATGAAGAGTTTGGCAGGCTCACGGACACGAGGGTCTCAGAGCGAGTGCTCAAGAATCCGGTTACAGGACGCCTCCGTCGATTCCCCAAGCAGAAGAGCGACAAGTTGCAGCGTGAAATGAAGGCCACGCTGCTACAGCAGGTCGAGTCCCATCTTCTCAAAGTCTCGCTGGTCAAACTCAACGGGGAAATTAGGAGAAGAGGCCTGGATGCGCGGATAGTCGCGTGCATTCACGACTCGATATGGCTTGAAGCGCCGCTTGCCGAAGAACAAAGTGTCCGGGAGATCATGGAAACGGTCATGACTACGGCGATGAGTCTGTCGGCTCCTCTGCTCGTGGACTTTGAAGACTGA
- a CDS encoding tyrosine-type recombinase/integrase yields MKIGDKYYVSFKWKGHRIRTVTPATNSTDAKKIEKAVKTAFTIGSFGHLDPDCLDVVLRTHENKGWALPPELARPEPTEELTLIKATREYLKADLKHRAERNLYAIDRITEHFGEHYPLKNIKVADIRAYQRIRSQKAENGTVNRELGVLSGIFRLQLELERVEINPCTMAHRLPERQRDSYLSWEDFNRVLEHSWWLRDILTAMYYTGMRFKEVVSLRWEMYKPERRMLVLPPEATKEGKSANKVRLRTKRVPLRMEMIQMLEGRRKDQGENVLRAMGPIFPYEGRYKKHCGTHQGKAVVASMVRKAWAKATAKAGIDGLQMRDLRHTWKTNAQRSGMDPTVRNIIVGHSSNRSVEDRYIRVSDEELLKAVDSMRFDNGWTELDMVEEGQA; encoded by the coding sequence ATGAAAATCGGCGATAAATACTATGTTTCATTTAAGTGGAAGGGACACCGCATCAGGACGGTAACCCCAGCCACTAACTCGACAGACGCAAAGAAGATAGAGAAAGCTGTGAAGACGGCATTTACCATTGGCTCTTTTGGCCATTTAGACCCTGACTGTCTCGATGTGGTTCTCAGGACGCATGAGAACAAGGGATGGGCTTTACCGCCTGAACTTGCTCGCCCCGAGCCCACAGAAGAGCTGACCTTGATTAAGGCCACGAGGGAATACCTGAAGGCTGATCTGAAGCACAGAGCAGAGAGGAATCTCTATGCGATTGACCGCATCACTGAGCACTTCGGGGAGCACTATCCGTTGAAGAACATTAAGGTGGCCGATATACGGGCTTACCAGAGGATTCGCAGTCAGAAGGCGGAGAATGGAACCGTCAACCGAGAGTTAGGCGTGCTTTCAGGAATATTCCGTCTTCAATTGGAACTGGAAAGGGTGGAAATCAATCCTTGCACCATGGCCCACAGACTTCCTGAAAGACAGCGAGACTCGTATCTTTCATGGGAAGACTTCAACCGTGTTCTTGAACACAGCTGGTGGTTGCGGGACATCCTCACGGCAATGTACTACACGGGAATGCGATTCAAAGAGGTGGTCAGCCTCAGGTGGGAAATGTACAAACCTGAGAGACGGATGCTGGTCTTGCCCCCCGAGGCAACCAAAGAGGGCAAGAGTGCGAACAAGGTGCGGCTACGGACGAAAAGAGTCCCCCTGCGCATGGAAATGATCCAAATGCTTGAGGGTCGGCGAAAAGATCAGGGCGAGAACGTCCTGCGAGCTATGGGACCCATTTTCCCGTATGAGGGGCGTTACAAAAAGCACTGTGGCACTCATCAAGGAAAGGCCGTGGTAGCCTCAATGGTGCGCAAAGCATGGGCCAAGGCAACTGCCAAGGCGGGGATCGACGGACTGCAAATGCGTGATCTGCGGCACACCTGGAAGACGAATGCGCAGCGATCAGGAATGGACCCCACCGTGAGGAACATCATTGTTGGCCATTCCTCCAATCGCTCCGTAGAGGATCGCTACATCAGGGTTTCGGATGAGGAACTCTTGAAAGCCGTGGACAGCATGAGGTTTGACAATGGATGGACTGAGCTTGACATGGTGGAGGAAGGCCAAGCCTGA
- a CDS encoding helix-turn-helix domain-containing protein: protein MKSENRKELLTAEEAADYLNVSKATILKWARKGKIERVKISAKIVLFSIEAIDSFLKEKTNRVELATKNHQSALRATNYPQVVRKGGGKKNTGESWRDLRQEVSSWD from the coding sequence ATGAAAAGCGAAAACAGAAAGGAGTTGTTGACCGCTGAAGAAGCGGCGGATTATTTGAATGTGTCAAAGGCAACTATTTTGAAATGGGCCAGAAAAGGGAAAATTGAGCGAGTAAAGATTTCGGCCAAGATCGTGCTATTCAGCATCGAGGCCATAGATAGTTTTTTGAAAGAAAAGACGAATCGAGTAGAATTAGCAACCAAGAATCATCAATCTGCCCTGCGTGCGACAAATTACCCTCAGGTGGTTCGGAAGGGAGGTGGTAAGAAAAATACAGGGGAATCTTGGCGAGACCTCAGACAGGAGGTTTCGTCGTGGGATTGA